In Turicibacter sanguinis, a genomic segment contains:
- the asnA gene encoding aspartate--ammonia ligase — MYESKLSLIETQKGIKKIKDFFQTELAKELNLLRVSAPLFVPSDSGLNDNLNGVERPVSFDLLSGETIQIVHSLAKWKRKALKDYGFSIDEGLYTDMNAIRRDETLSNIHSIYVDQWDWEKIILEENRTTQNLYSIVQQIYRALVETEKSLLKTYPQLTKKLPDEITFITSQELENLYPNLSPKEREDEICKKYGAVFISQIGKVLNSGKVHDLRAPDYDDWELNGDILLYNPILKRAFEISSMGIRVDKQALLHQLEVTDTMDRLNLPYHQDLINGRYPFTVGGGIGQSRLCMFFLEKMHIGEVQSSIWPVDIIEQCKQQNIHLL, encoded by the coding sequence ATGTACGAAAGCAAGTTATCTCTCATTGAAACACAAAAAGGAATCAAAAAAATTAAAGATTTTTTTCAAACAGAATTAGCAAAAGAATTAAATCTACTTCGAGTATCAGCTCCTTTATTTGTCCCATCAGATAGTGGACTAAATGATAATTTAAATGGAGTTGAACGTCCAGTAAGCTTTGATTTATTATCAGGGGAAACTATTCAAATCGTTCATTCACTTGCTAAGTGGAAACGTAAAGCCTTAAAAGACTATGGATTTTCTATAGATGAAGGGTTATACACAGATATGAACGCGATTCGAAGAGATGAAACTTTATCTAATATCCATTCGATCTATGTTGATCAATGGGATTGGGAAAAAATTATTCTTGAGGAAAACCGCACGACACAGAATTTATACTCAATTGTTCAACAAATTTATCGTGCACTAGTTGAGACGGAAAAAAGTTTATTAAAGACTTATCCACAACTCACCAAAAAATTGCCTGATGAAATTACATTTATTACGAGCCAAGAGTTAGAAAATTTATATCCTAATTTATCTCCAAAAGAAAGAGAAGATGAAATTTGCAAAAAGTATGGCGCTGTTTTTATTTCGCAAATTGGGAAGGTTTTAAACTCTGGCAAAGTTCATGATTTACGAGCACCTGATTACGATGATTGGGAACTAAATGGGGATATCTTACTCTATAATCCCATCTTAAAAAGGGCTTTTGAAATTTCATCAATGGGAATTCGTGTAGATAAACAAGCTCTACTTCATCAACTAGAGGTGACCGATACAATGGATCGATTGAATTTACCATATCATCAAGATTTGATAAATGGTCGATATCCATTTACTGTTGGTGGTGGGATTGGACAATCTCGCTTATGTATGTTTTTCTTAGAAAAAATGCATATCGGTGAAGTTCAAAGTTCAATTTGGCCTGTGGATATCATTGAGCAGTGTAAGCAACAAAATATTCATTTATTATAA
- a CDS encoding LacI family DNA-binding transcriptional regulator: MKDVAKLAGVSLSTTSYALNGSNKISDATRQKVLEAAKQLNFSPNAAARSLKTKKTKIIGVILSDFIGPYFSSLLAGIQHQVREDGYDVIVISGIETGERFIRQKLVDGMIMLNPAIEDSVIGAYASHETPFILMDRKLEGDGIYNVMINNHDAFTQIMKHLVQQGSKKIAYMSGDTFASDNNYRHDAYQQVLKDYELTYSRTFECDYTKEKAYQIVKHLIEKQEVDFDTLACANDLMAVGAIEAFKEAGINIPNDIIVSGFDDIELSQYCYPQITTYHINRYQWGRKAGEIMMRAINKEEGIHTHEFTGYLIERDSTKKASN; encoded by the coding sequence ATGAAAGACGTTGCAAAATTAGCAGGGGTTTCCTTATCAACAACATCTTATGCACTAAATGGAAGCAATAAAATTAGTGACGCAACAAGGCAGAAAGTTTTAGAAGCAGCTAAACAACTTAACTTTTCTCCAAACGCAGCTGCTAGGTCTTTAAAAACAAAAAAAACAAAAATTATTGGTGTTATTTTAAGTGATTTTATCGGTCCATACTTTAGCAGTTTATTAGCTGGAATTCAACATCAAGTACGAGAAGACGGATACGATGTTATTGTTATCTCAGGTATTGAAACAGGAGAACGATTTATTAGACAAAAACTTGTAGATGGAATGATTATGTTAAATCCAGCTATTGAAGATAGCGTAATAGGCGCTTATGCTAGTCACGAAACACCTTTTATCCTAATGGATCGCAAACTCGAAGGCGATGGAATTTATAACGTCATGATTAACAACCATGATGCTTTTACACAAATTATGAAACATCTAGTTCAACAAGGTAGTAAAAAAATTGCCTATATGAGTGGGGATACATTTGCATCTGACAATAACTATCGTCATGATGCTTATCAACAAGTCTTAAAAGATTATGAACTAACGTATTCAAGAACTTTTGAGTGTGATTATACAAAAGAAAAGGCATATCAAATCGTAAAACATTTAATTGAAAAACAAGAGGTTGACTTTGACACATTAGCCTGTGCTAATGACTTGATGGCAGTCGGAGCCATTGAAGCCTTTAAAGAAGCTGGAATCAATATTCCTAATGATATCATTGTTTCGGGATTTGATGATATTGAACTTTCACAATATTGTTATCCACAAATCACAACCTATCATATCAATCGCTATCAATGGGGGAGAAAAGCGGGCGAAATTATGATGCGTGCGATTAATAAAGAAGAAGGAATTCATACGCATGAATTTACAGGATATTTAATTGAGCGTGATTCAACAAAAAAGGCATCGAATTAA
- the asnS gene encoding asparagine--tRNA ligase, whose translation MEKIVVRQLFRNLDRYANQVVEINGWVRNNRAQKAFGFLMINDGSFFETIQAVYEENLENFKEVQKFRVGSAVTVRGLVYPTPGSKQPFEIKVQEVILEGDCPENYPIQPKQHTREFLREVAHLRPRTNLFSAVFRVRSLVAYAIHSYFQEKNFVYVHTPIITGSDAEGAGEMFQVTTLDFNNVPRTEEGTVDFKQDFFAKSTNLTVSGQLEAETFALALRDVYTFGPTFRAENSNTQRHAAEFWMIEPEIAFADLQDDMDLAEGMIKYIINYVLENAPEEMKFFNQFVSKGVLDRVKAVAESDFKRLPYTEAIEILLKADKKFENPVSWGIDLSTEHERYLTDEVFKAPVFVTDYPKDIKAFYMRLNDDQKTVAAMDLLVPGVGELIGGSQREERLEILEQRMDEIGVPKEELDWYLDLRRYGGVKHAGFGLGFERMIMYITGVENIRDVVPFPRTPKNAEF comes from the coding sequence ATGGAAAAAATCGTTGTACGTCAATTATTTAGAAATTTAGATCGTTATGCTAACCAAGTGGTTGAAATTAACGGATGGGTTCGTAACAATCGCGCTCAAAAAGCATTTGGATTCTTAATGATCAATGATGGATCATTCTTTGAAACAATCCAAGCTGTATATGAAGAAAATTTAGAAAACTTTAAAGAAGTTCAAAAATTTCGTGTTGGTTCTGCTGTAACAGTTCGCGGATTAGTTTATCCTACACCAGGCTCAAAACAACCATTTGAAATTAAAGTACAAGAAGTTATTCTTGAAGGAGATTGTCCAGAAAACTATCCAATCCAACCAAAACAACATACTCGTGAATTCTTACGTGAAGTGGCACACTTACGTCCACGTACTAACCTATTCTCAGCAGTATTCCGTGTTCGTTCATTAGTAGCATACGCTATCCATAGCTATTTCCAAGAAAAAAACTTCGTTTATGTGCACACTCCAATTATCACTGGATCAGATGCTGAAGGTGCAGGAGAAATGTTCCAAGTTACAACGTTAGATTTCAATAACGTACCACGCACTGAAGAAGGAACAGTAGATTTCAAACAAGATTTCTTCGCAAAATCTACAAACTTAACGGTATCAGGACAGTTAGAAGCTGAAACATTCGCTTTAGCATTACGTGATGTGTATACATTCGGACCGACGTTCCGTGCAGAAAACTCAAATACACAACGTCATGCTGCTGAGTTCTGGATGATTGAACCAGAAATCGCATTTGCCGACTTACAAGACGATATGGATTTAGCTGAGGGTATGATTAAATACATCATCAACTATGTATTAGAAAATGCCCCTGAAGAAATGAAATTCTTTAATCAATTCGTAAGCAAAGGTGTATTAGATCGTGTTAAAGCTGTGGCAGAATCAGACTTCAAACGTTTACCATACACAGAGGCAATTGAAATTTTATTAAAAGCAGATAAAAAATTCGAAAACCCAGTTTCATGGGGAATTGACTTATCCACAGAACATGAACGTTACTTAACAGACGAAGTATTCAAAGCGCCTGTTTTCGTAACAGACTATCCAAAAGATATTAAAGCATTCTACATGCGATTAAATGATGATCAAAAAACAGTTGCTGCAATGGACCTTTTAGTACCAGGTGTTGGTGAATTAATCGGTGGTTCTCAACGTGAAGAACGTTTAGAAATTTTAGAGCAACGTATGGATGAAATCGGAGTACCAAAAGAAGAATTAGACTGGTATTTAGACTTACGCCGTTATGGTGGTGTAAAACATGCTGGATTCGGTTTAGGATTTGAGCGTATGATTATGTACATCACTGGTGTTGAAAATATTCGCGACGTTGTACCATTCCCACGTACACCAAAAAATGCAGAATTCTAA